From Paraburkholderia fungorum, the proteins below share one genomic window:
- a CDS encoding SulP family inorganic anion transporter codes for MQDFLANITARFNLLTGILPLGRAAATRDAIAGVQLASMDIPQVLGYARIAGMPAVTGLYTAFLPLLAFAFFGASRHLVVAADSATATIFASRLSTMAPASSAEYAALAGMVALLTAGLLFIARIFKLGFLADFLSRTVLVGFLAGVGVQVGIAMLGDMVGLTGHSSRSIDQLLVVVREAAHVNLPTLAISALVVVAILVCKRFFPRLPVPLIAVVAGIAASDIYGFAARGISVLGPVAGGLPPFGMPSVTWQQLLDLLPVAASCFVMIVAQSAAASRVFAERYHEPVDTNADLLGIAAANAAAALSGAFVVNGSPTQTAMADRAGSRSQFAQVVFALVVVVVLLFFSRYLQYLPHCILASIVFTIAVGLIDVKTLFAIRRESPGEFTLALVTAAAVVLVGVEHGILMAVALSLLRHVRHSYRPHTMILAPGDDGVWVPVPAVPGIQTAPGLIVYRFGADLFYANDHFFVDDTRRLIDQAPSAVRWFVIDASAITDLDYSAARSVGELCETLKRGGIEVIFARVNRYLRSDMDRHGITPIVEERCIFSTLHEALKMAGVEKPEAQIKGVS; via the coding sequence ATGCAAGATTTTCTGGCGAATATAACGGCACGGTTCAACCTGCTGACGGGCATCCTTCCATTGGGCCGCGCTGCAGCGACGCGCGACGCAATAGCCGGCGTGCAGCTTGCGTCGATGGATATTCCGCAAGTGCTCGGCTATGCGCGCATTGCGGGCATGCCTGCCGTCACCGGGCTTTACACCGCATTTTTGCCGCTGCTTGCGTTTGCTTTTTTCGGCGCGTCGCGGCATCTCGTCGTCGCCGCCGATTCCGCCACCGCCACCATCTTCGCCAGCCGGCTTTCCACGATGGCGCCCGCGTCGAGCGCCGAATACGCCGCGCTGGCGGGCATGGTCGCATTGCTGACCGCCGGCCTGCTGTTCATCGCGCGAATCTTCAAACTGGGCTTTCTCGCGGACTTTCTGTCGCGTACCGTGCTGGTCGGCTTTCTGGCGGGCGTCGGCGTACAGGTCGGGATTGCGATGCTGGGCGATATGGTGGGCCTGACCGGGCATTCGTCGCGCAGCATCGATCAGCTTCTCGTCGTGGTGCGCGAGGCTGCTCATGTCAATCTGCCGACCCTTGCCATTTCCGCGCTGGTGGTCGTCGCCATTCTGGTTTGCAAGCGCTTCTTTCCGCGCCTGCCGGTGCCGTTGATCGCCGTTGTCGCCGGGATCGCCGCGAGCGATATCTACGGTTTCGCGGCGCGCGGCATCTCCGTGCTGGGGCCGGTGGCGGGCGGCTTGCCGCCGTTCGGCATGCCGTCGGTGACCTGGCAACAGTTGCTTGATCTGTTGCCGGTAGCGGCGTCCTGCTTCGTGATGATCGTCGCGCAAAGCGCCGCCGCGAGCCGCGTGTTCGCCGAGCGCTATCACGAACCTGTCGATACCAACGCCGACCTGCTTGGCATCGCCGCCGCCAACGCGGCGGCGGCTTTGTCGGGCGCGTTCGTGGTGAACGGCAGTCCGACCCAAACTGCAATGGCCGATCGTGCGGGCTCTCGCAGCCAGTTCGCGCAGGTCGTGTTCGCGCTCGTAGTGGTCGTCGTGCTGCTGTTTTTCAGTCGCTATCTGCAATATTTGCCGCACTGCATTCTTGCCAGCATCGTGTTCACGATCGCGGTCGGCCTGATCGACGTGAAGACGCTGTTCGCGATTCGCCGCGAAAGTCCCGGCGAATTCACGCTCGCTCTCGTGACCGCCGCAGCGGTGGTGCTGGTCGGCGTCGAGCACGGCATTCTGATGGCGGTGGCGCTGTCGCTGCTGCGACACGTGCGGCACAGCTATCGTCCGCACACGATGATTCTCGCGCCCGGCGACGACGGCGTCTGGGTGCCGGTGCCCGCCGTGCCGGGCATCCAGACTGCGCCCGGCCTGATCGTGTATCGCTTCGGCGCGGACCTTTTTTACGCGAATGACCACTTTTTCGTCGACGATACGCGGCGTCTGATCGACCAGGCACCGAGCGCGGTGCGCTGGTTCGTGATCGACGCAAGCGCGATCACCGATCTCGATTATTCGGCGGCGCGCTCGGTCGGCGAGTTGTGCGAGACGTTAAAGCGTGGCGGTATCGAAGTAATTTTCGCGCGCGTGAACCGCTACTTGCGCTCGGATATGGACCGGCATGGGATTACGCCGATCGTCGAAGAACGATGCATTTTCAGCACGCTGCACGAAGCGTTGAAGATGGCTGGCGTGGAGAAGCCGGAGGCGCAGATCAAGGGCGTGTCGTAG
- a CDS encoding LysE family translocator: protein MTLAPFLTADVLIAYGAYFVGTASPGPSNLAIMSLAMSAGRRSALTFALGVVSGSFSWALLASLGLSAVLATYSECLIAIKIAGGLYLLWLGFKSARSALSPAPLNASTARTDEPLKRLYLRGLLLHLTNPKAVLVWLSIVSLAMSPAGGTSHTLPVVLGCMAIGVAVFSSYAVLFSTASARRIYVAIRRWLDGSLAIMFGIAGIKMLTSKS, encoded by the coding sequence ATGACGCTCGCCCCCTTTCTCACCGCCGATGTCCTGATCGCCTACGGCGCCTACTTCGTCGGCACCGCGAGTCCGGGGCCGAGCAATCTGGCGATCATGTCGCTCGCGATGAGCGCGGGGCGCCGTTCCGCGTTGACGTTCGCGCTCGGCGTGGTGTCCGGCTCGTTCTCGTGGGCGCTGCTCGCGTCGCTGGGATTGTCGGCGGTACTCGCGACTTACTCCGAATGCCTGATCGCGATCAAGATTGCCGGCGGGCTTTATCTGCTGTGGCTGGGGTTTAAGTCGGCACGGTCCGCGTTGAGTCCTGCGCCGTTAAACGCCAGCACCGCGCGGACGGATGAGCCGCTCAAGCGGCTTTATCTGCGCGGTCTGCTGTTGCATCTCACCAATCCGAAAGCGGTTCTGGTGTGGCTGTCGATCGTCTCGCTCGCGATGTCCCCGGCCGGCGGCACGTCGCACACGCTGCCGGTGGTGCTCGGCTGCATGGCGATCGGCGTCGCCGTGTTCAGCAGCTACGCGGTGCTGTTCTCGACCGCGTCGGCGCGGCGCATTTACGTGGCGATCCGGCGCTGGCTCGACGGGTCGCTGGCGATCATGTTCGGAATTGCAGGCATCAAGATGCTGACATCGAAAAGCTAA
- a CDS encoding LysR family transcriptional regulator: MLSELKTFIAVSQYGTFSAAGARIGLTQSAVSAQMQRLEDELGFALFDRTGRSATLNDAGRDTLTLAEEMMTLYARLSERGAVAAESGMLRIGAIASAQVSLLADALARFRDDRPGWRIRVVPGVSLSLLGQVDSGELDLAVIIKPPFALPSELEWRTLASEPFVLVVPKKLARAQRSWRELLKSEPFIRYDRTSFGGRLVERFLRRSRLNVNDVIELDELQAIVQLVARGIGVALIPNTAGIGKWPASVAVLELGDATFHREIGLVQRPRHSRQAVTDALADCIGTAAGL, translated from the coding sequence ATGCTCAGCGAACTTAAAACCTTCATCGCCGTCAGCCAGTACGGCACGTTTTCCGCAGCGGGCGCGCGCATCGGGCTGACGCAATCGGCTGTGAGCGCGCAGATGCAGCGGCTCGAAGACGAACTCGGTTTCGCGCTGTTCGACCGCACCGGCCGCTCCGCCACGCTCAACGATGCCGGGCGCGACACGCTCACGCTCGCCGAAGAAATGATGACGCTGTACGCGCGGCTTTCCGAGCGCGGAGCGGTCGCGGCGGAAAGCGGCATGCTGCGGATCGGCGCGATTGCGTCGGCGCAGGTGTCGTTGCTCGCCGACGCGCTGGCCCGCTTTCGCGACGACCGGCCCGGCTGGCGGATTCGCGTCGTGCCGGGCGTGTCGCTGAGCCTGCTCGGGCAGGTGGACTCCGGCGAACTCGATCTGGCCGTCATCATCAAGCCGCCCTTTGCGCTGCCGTCCGAACTCGAATGGCGCACGCTCGCCAGCGAGCCGTTCGTGCTGGTGGTGCCGAAAAAGCTGGCGCGCGCTCAGCGTTCGTGGCGTGAGTTGCTGAAGAGCGAACCATTTATCCGCTATGACCGGACTTCGTTTGGCGGCCGGCTGGTCGAGCGATTTTTGAGGCGCTCGCGGCTGAACGTGAACGACGTGATCGAACTCGACGAATTGCAGGCAATCGTGCAACTGGTCGCGCGGGGTATCGGTGTCGCGCTGATTCCGAACACGGCGGGGATCGGCAAATGGCCCGCCAGCGTCGCGGTGCTGGAGCTTGGGGACGCGACCTTCCATCGTGAGATCGGACTGGTGCAGCGGCCGCGTCATAGCAGACAGGCGGTGACCGACGCGCTCGCCGATTGCATCGGGACGGCGGCGGGGTTGTGA
- a CDS encoding VOC family protein — translation MSVADNVLPPFHLAFPVHSLAAAREFYGELLGCPEGRSSEAWVDFNFYGHQIVAHLAPEEIGHRQTSKVDGDAVPVRHFGAVLSMEQWQAAADKLQGAGIDFIIEPHVRFKGEVGEQATMFFLDPSGNALEFKAFADMSSLFAK, via the coding sequence ATGAGCGTTGCCGACAACGTTTTGCCGCCGTTCCATCTGGCGTTTCCTGTTCATAGCCTCGCCGCTGCCCGTGAGTTTTACGGCGAACTGCTGGGCTGTCCCGAAGGACGCAGTTCGGAAGCGTGGGTCGATTTCAATTTCTACGGCCACCAGATCGTCGCGCATCTCGCGCCCGAGGAAATCGGCCACCGTCAGACCAGCAAGGTCGACGGCGACGCGGTGCCGGTTCGTCACTTCGGCGCGGTGTTGTCGATGGAGCAATGGCAGGCCGCTGCCGACAAGCTGCAAGGCGCCGGCATCGACTTCATCATCGAGCCGCATGTGCGCTTCAAGGGCGAAGTCGGCGAGCAGGCGACGATGTTCTTTCTCGATCCGTCGGGCAATGCGCTGGAATTCAAGGCGTTTGCCGATATGTCGTCGTTGTTCGCGAAGTAA
- a CDS encoding efflux RND transporter permease subunit, whose protein sequence is MWIVNVALKRPYTFIVMAILILLATPFVLFTTPVDVLPEINIPVVSIIWSYTGLSAEDMANRITSVNERSLTTTVNDIEHIESQSLAGIAILKIFLQPNANIQTAIAQTVAVEQAQVKQMPPGATPPLVISYSASSIPVIQLGLSSPKLSEQSLNDTALNFLRPQLVTIPGAAVPYPYGGKSRLISVDLDTRALLAKGLTPSDVVSAFNAQNLILPTGTAKIGPKEYTVNMNGSPSTLEGLNDIPVRTLNGATTYLREVAHVRDGFSPQTNVVRQNGHRGVLLSVLKSGSASTLSIVDTLKGLLPGARAALPPDLTITALFDQSVFVKAAVQGVVREALIAAALTAAMILLFLGNWRSTCIIAISIPLSILSSLIVLHALGQTINIMTLGGLALAVGILVDDATVTIENIERHLHMGTNLHDAILDGAGEIAVPALVSTLCICIVFVPMFFLTGVARYLFVPLAEAVVFAMIASYILSRTLVPTLAMLFMGHAHKPKEGAKPNLFMRLYQRFDRGFERMRAAYIMVLSSVLVRRGRFGALFLGFCVVSMGLVFVLGEDFFPTVDAGDIRLHFRAPTGTRIEETARLADQIEGVIREVVPEKELGTILDNLGLPYSGINLSYSNSGTIGTLDGEIQVALNEDHKPSQIYMDKLRTILPQRFPGVEFFFQPADIVTQILNFGLPAAVDVQIAGADQSGNFDVARKLLKQVRLIPGTVDTHIQQKLDEPVINLQMDRTRLQQLNLSASNVSQNVLISLSGSSQTSPGFWFNNKNGVEYQVAVQTPQYQISSIDELLRTPVSASANGPTQLLGNLVRVSPQNQFALVTHYNIRPVIDLYVSVENRDLGSVANQVDKLVNNVRASLPRGSTIIVRGQVQTMRSSFFGLGLGVAMAIVLVYLLIVVNFQSWVDPLIIISALPAALAGIVWMLFLTGTHLSVPALTGAIMTMGVATANSILMVSFARQRLQAGSPPLTAALEAGASRIRPVLMTAFAMIIGMIPMALGLGEGAEQNAPLGRAVIGGLLFATVSTLFFVPLVFAGIHTRLARKHGNGDGDGGGDGGNGGNNGGNGGGHGNDGDRAHEDDKRAGAAQGHAHDSGNTQGKGSNDSKDNGNGGERGNDGTGSDPAPDHGGAVQPA, encoded by the coding sequence ATGTGGATCGTCAACGTAGCGCTTAAACGGCCGTACACGTTCATCGTGATGGCCATTCTGATCTTGCTGGCGACGCCATTCGTGCTGTTCACCACGCCGGTCGACGTGCTTCCGGAAATCAACATTCCGGTGGTCAGCATTATCTGGTCGTACACGGGCTTGTCCGCCGAAGACATGGCCAACCGTATCACGTCGGTCAATGAGCGCAGTCTGACCACCACGGTCAACGACATCGAGCACATTGAATCGCAATCGCTGGCCGGGATCGCGATCCTGAAGATCTTCCTGCAGCCGAATGCGAACATCCAGACGGCCATCGCGCAGACCGTGGCCGTCGAGCAGGCGCAGGTCAAGCAGATGCCGCCAGGGGCCACGCCGCCGCTCGTGATCAGCTATTCGGCGTCGAGCATTCCGGTGATCCAGCTGGGTCTGTCGAGCCCGAAGCTCTCCGAGCAGTCGCTCAACGACACGGCGCTGAACTTCCTACGCCCGCAACTCGTGACGATTCCGGGCGCGGCGGTGCCGTATCCGTACGGCGGCAAATCGCGGCTGATATCCGTCGACCTCGACACGCGCGCGTTGCTCGCCAAGGGCTTGACGCCGTCCGACGTGGTCAGCGCATTCAATGCGCAGAACCTGATTCTGCCGACCGGCACGGCCAAGATCGGGCCGAAGGAATACACGGTCAACATGAACGGCTCGCCCTCGACGCTGGAGGGGTTGAACGACATACCGGTGCGCACGCTCAACGGTGCGACCACGTATCTGCGTGAAGTTGCGCATGTGCGCGACGGCTTCTCGCCGCAGACCAATGTCGTGCGGCAGAACGGCCATCGCGGCGTGCTGCTGTCGGTGCTGAAAAGCGGCAGCGCGTCGACCCTTTCGATCGTCGATACGCTAAAAGGCCTGCTGCCGGGCGCGCGCGCCGCGTTGCCGCCGGACCTGACCATCACTGCGCTGTTCGATCAGTCGGTGTTCGTAAAAGCGGCCGTGCAGGGCGTGGTGCGCGAGGCGCTGATCGCCGCCGCGCTGACTGCCGCGATGATCCTGCTGTTCCTCGGCAACTGGCGCAGCACCTGCATCATCGCGATCTCGATTCCTCTGTCGATTCTGTCGTCGCTGATCGTGCTGCATGCGTTGGGGCAGACCATCAACATCATGACGCTCGGCGGGCTCGCGCTCGCGGTCGGGATTCTCGTCGACGATGCAACGGTGACGATCGAGAACATCGAACGGCATCTGCATATGGGCACGAATCTGCACGATGCGATTCTCGACGGCGCGGGCGAAATCGCGGTTCCGGCGCTGGTGTCGACGCTGTGTATCTGTATCGTGTTCGTGCCGATGTTCTTCCTGACCGGCGTCGCGCGCTATCTGTTCGTGCCGCTCGCGGAAGCCGTCGTGTTCGCGATGATCGCGTCGTACATCCTGTCGCGTACGCTGGTGCCGACGCTCGCGATGCTGTTCATGGGCCACGCGCACAAGCCGAAAGAAGGCGCGAAGCCGAATCTGTTCATGCGGCTTTATCAGCGCTTCGACCGTGGTTTCGAGCGCATGCGCGCGGCCTACATCATGGTGCTGAGCAGTGTGCTGGTGCGGCGCGGCCGGTTCGGTGCGCTGTTCCTCGGCTTCTGTGTCGTGTCGATGGGCCTCGTGTTCGTGCTCGGCGAGGACTTTTTCCCGACCGTCGATGCAGGCGACATTCGTCTGCACTTCCGTGCGCCGACCGGCACACGTATCGAGGAAACCGCGCGTCTCGCCGATCAGATTGAAGGCGTGATTCGCGAAGTCGTACCCGAAAAAGAACTCGGCACGATTCTCGACAACCTCGGTTTGCCATACAGCGGTATCAACCTGTCGTATAGCAATTCGGGCACGATCGGCACGCTCGACGGCGAGATTCAGGTTGCGCTGAACGAAGACCACAAGCCGTCGCAGATCTACATGGACAAGTTGCGCACGATCCTGCCGCAACGTTTTCCGGGCGTCGAATTTTTCTTCCAGCCCGCCGACATCGTCACGCAGATTCTGAATTTCGGCTTGCCAGCCGCAGTGGATGTGCAAATTGCCGGGGCGGATCAGTCGGGCAACTTCGACGTCGCGCGTAAATTGCTCAAGCAGGTGCGGCTGATTCCGGGCACCGTCGACACGCACATCCAGCAGAAACTGGATGAGCCGGTCATCAATCTTCAGATGGATCGCACGCGCTTGCAGCAACTGAATCTGAGTGCGAGCAACGTGTCGCAGAACGTGCTGATTTCGTTGTCGGGCAGCTCGCAAACGTCGCCGGGATTCTGGTTCAACAACAAGAACGGCGTCGAATACCAGGTGGCGGTACAAACGCCGCAATATCAGATTTCGTCGATCGACGAGCTATTGCGCACGCCAGTCTCCGCGTCGGCCAACGGTCCGACGCAACTGCTCGGCAACCTGGTGCGCGTGTCGCCGCAGAATCAGTTTGCGCTGGTCACGCACTACAACATCCGGCCGGTGATCGATCTTTATGTGAGCGTCGAGAACCGCGATCTGGGCAGCGTCGCGAATCAGGTGGACAAGCTCGTGAACAACGTGCGCGCATCGTTGCCGCGCGGCAGCACGATCATCGTGCGCGGTCAGGTGCAGACCATGCGTAGTTCGTTCTTCGGCCTTGGTCTCGGCGTGGCGATGGCGATCGTGCTCGTGTATCTGCTGATCGTGGTGAATTTCCAGTCGTGGGTCGATCCGCTGATCATCATCAGCGCGTTGCCGGCGGCGCTCGCGGGCATCGTATGGATGCTGTTCCTGACGGGCACTCACCTTAGCGTGCCCGCGTTGACCGGCGCGATCATGACGATGGGTGTGGCCACCGCCAACAGTATTCTGATGGTGTCGTTCGCGCGGCAGAGATTGCAGGCCGGTTCGCCGCCGCTGACCGCCGCTCTCGAAGCGGGCGCGAGCCGGATTCGTCCGGTGCTGATGACCGCGTTCGCGATGATCATCGGCATGATTCCGATGGCGCTGGGTCTCGGCGAAGGCGCTGAGCAGAACGCGCCGCTGGGTCGCGCGGTAATTGGCGGCCTGCTGTTCGCCACGGTGTCCACGCTGTTCTTCGTGCCGCTCGTATTCGCGGGCATTCATACACGTCTCGCCCGCAAGCATGGCAACGGCGATGGCGATGGCGGCGGAGACGGTGGCAACGGTGGCAATAACGGTGGCAACGGCGGCGGTCACGGCAACGACGGTGACCGCGCCCATGAAGATGACAAACGCGCCGGGGCTGCCCAAGGCCACGCCCATGACAGTGGCAACACGCAAGGCAAGGGCAGCAACGACAGCAAAGACAATGGCAATGGTGGCGAGCGCGGCAATGACGGCACGGGCAGCGACCCCGCGCCGGACCACGGCGGCGCTGTCCAGCCCGCGTAA
- a CDS encoding efflux RND transporter periplasmic adaptor subunit: MTEKTHASLAIPSRDTEGGHALPPRNREWKRAKIAIWIVLALLALGALRSVIANVLQSRSVSATTKQNATQYVNVVTPTQTQGGGDTLLPGTLRGFVESPIYARSTGYLLHWYADIGARVKQGQLLAELDTPEIDQELAQALAQRQQTSSSLGLAKSSLDRWQQLRQRDAVSQQELDERQSTYTQDVANLAAADANVKRLQQLESFKRIVAPFAGVVTQRNVDVGDLIDAGSGTSRALFALAQSDPLRVYVQLPQAYAQNVSVGQNVVVTQAELPGQQFHGTITHISGAIDVPTRSLQIEVTLPNPDSKLRPGAYVQVAVPAVAHARMMVPGNALLFRAEGPRVAVVDANGNVALHKIVIAQDLGQSLEIESGIEPTDKVIINPSDSIADGDHVQIAQPQKNGKEAS; the protein is encoded by the coding sequence ATGACCGAAAAAACTCATGCATCGCTAGCGATCCCCTCGCGAGACACCGAAGGGGGGCACGCTTTGCCACCGCGCAACCGCGAATGGAAACGCGCGAAGATCGCTATCTGGATCGTGCTGGCGCTGCTCGCGTTAGGCGCGTTGCGCAGCGTGATCGCCAACGTGCTGCAAAGCCGCTCCGTCTCCGCGACGACCAAACAGAACGCCACACAGTACGTGAACGTCGTGACCCCCACGCAGACCCAGGGCGGCGGCGACACACTGCTGCCGGGTACGTTGCGCGGCTTCGTCGAGTCGCCGATTTACGCGCGTTCCACCGGTTATCTGCTGCACTGGTACGCCGATATCGGCGCACGCGTGAAGCAGGGGCAACTGCTCGCCGAACTGGACACGCCTGAAATCGATCAGGAACTCGCGCAGGCACTCGCGCAGCGCCAGCAGACCAGTTCGAGCCTGGGCCTTGCGAAAAGCTCGCTGGATCGCTGGCAGCAATTGCGTCAGCGCGACGCCGTCTCTCAGCAGGAACTCGACGAGCGGCAAAGCACGTACACACAGGACGTCGCAAACCTCGCCGCCGCCGATGCCAACGTGAAGCGTCTGCAGCAGCTCGAATCGTTCAAGCGCATCGTCGCGCCGTTCGCGGGCGTGGTGACACAGCGCAACGTCGATGTCGGCGACCTGATCGACGCGGGCAGCGGCACGAGCCGCGCGCTGTTCGCGCTCGCGCAGTCGGACCCGTTGCGGGTGTATGTGCAATTGCCGCAGGCTTACGCGCAAAACGTGTCGGTCGGACAGAACGTGGTGGTGACCCAGGCCGAATTGCCGGGTCAGCAATTCCACGGCACGATCACGCACATTTCCGGCGCGATCGACGTGCCGACCCGCTCGCTGCAGATCGAAGTGACGCTGCCGAATCCCGACAGCAAACTGCGCCCCGGTGCTTACGTGCAGGTAGCGGTGCCCGCCGTCGCGCATGCACGGATGATGGTGCCGGGCAACGCGCTGCTGTTCCGCGCCGAAGGTCCGCGTGTGGCCGTGGTCGATGCAAACGGCAACGTGGCATTGCACAAGATCGTGATCGCGCAGGACCTCGGGCAGTCGCTCGAAATCGAAAGCGGGATCGAGCCGACCGACAAGGTCATCATCAATCCGAGCGATTCGATTGCGGACGGCGACCACGTGCAGATCGCGCAGCCGCAGAAGAATGGCAAGGAGGCGTCGTGA
- a CDS encoding efflux transporter outer membrane subunit → MSAVGGAVSVAGIAGVALSLAACTVGPDYARPQADVPPTWQTDSYWRVGAPSHAPVSPDWWSGFGDPMLATLETQALAQNQTLAAASAHYEQAKATLANTSAQRIPEVDFGAQASRFRISQNRPLTNYDTPTMSTVQNNVQLGPTINYDTDLFGRIRRQVEGAKASAEQSADDLANARLVLTTDLATDYFSLRELDSEIDVLNQAVKLQQKALDYVTSEHDLGSVSGLDVLQQKSLLDSTRVSAQLLLNQRAQYEHAIAALVGVPAPQFAIAPKVLDVKVPSIPLGVPSDVLQRRPDVASAERAMAAANAQIGVAKAAFFPSLTLTPSIGWESTQFASLLSAPTLMWTLGATVGQVLFDGGRRAANVKYASEGYKATEANYRQTVLTAFQQVQDGITGLSVLDGAATQSHEAVADAQRLLSLANDRYSGGLVAYLDVITAQQSLLTSERQDVQIHGQQMTLSVSLVKALGGGWEAGTEVSAAPAGNQPNDSKEAMAPAR, encoded by the coding sequence ATCAGCGCCGTCGGCGGCGCGGTGAGCGTCGCAGGCATTGCGGGCGTGGCGCTGTCGCTGGCCGCGTGCACGGTCGGCCCGGACTACGCGCGACCGCAGGCCGACGTGCCGCCCACCTGGCAAACCGATTCGTACTGGCGGGTCGGCGCGCCGTCGCACGCGCCTGTTTCGCCCGACTGGTGGAGCGGCTTCGGCGATCCGATGCTCGCCACGCTGGAGACCCAGGCGCTCGCGCAGAATCAGACGCTGGCTGCGGCCAGCGCGCACTACGAGCAGGCGAAAGCGACGCTCGCGAACACCAGCGCGCAGCGGATACCCGAGGTCGACTTCGGCGCGCAGGCCTCGCGCTTCAGGATTTCGCAGAACCGTCCGCTGACCAATTACGACACGCCGACCATGTCGACGGTGCAGAACAACGTGCAGCTCGGTCCGACCATCAACTACGACACCGATCTATTTGGCCGGATACGTCGGCAGGTGGAGGGCGCGAAGGCGTCGGCGGAACAATCGGCGGACGATCTCGCGAACGCGCGGCTTGTGCTCACCACCGATCTCGCCACCGATTATTTCTCGCTGCGCGAACTCGATTCCGAGATCGACGTGCTGAATCAGGCCGTGAAATTGCAGCAGAAGGCGCTCGATTATGTGACCTCCGAGCACGATCTCGGCTCGGTATCGGGGCTCGACGTATTGCAGCAGAAGTCGCTGCTCGATTCGACGCGGGTGTCGGCGCAACTGCTGCTGAATCAGCGCGCACAATACGAACACGCGATCGCCGCACTCGTTGGCGTGCCCGCGCCGCAGTTCGCGATCGCACCGAAAGTGCTCGACGTGAAAGTGCCGTCGATTCCGCTCGGTGTGCCCAGCGATGTTTTGCAACGCAGGCCCGACGTGGCATCGGCGGAACGTGCAATGGCTGCCGCGAACGCGCAGATCGGCGTCGCCAAGGCGGCGTTCTTCCCGAGTTTGACGTTGACGCCGAGCATCGGCTGGGAAAGCACGCAGTTCGCGAGCCTGCTGAGCGCGCCCACGCTGATGTGGACGCTCGGCGCGACGGTCGGCCAGGTTCTGTTCGACGGCGGCCGTCGTGCGGCCAACGTCAAATATGCGAGCGAGGGCTACAAGGCCACCGAGGCGAACTATCGTCAGACGGTGCTCACCGCGTTCCAGCAGGTGCAGGACGGCATCACCGGACTGTCGGTGCTGGACGGCGCGGCAACGCAGTCGCACGAAGCGGTGGCCGATGCGCAACGTTTGTTGTCGCTCGCCAATGACCGCTATTCAGGCGGCCTCGTCGCGTATCTGGATGTGATCACCGCGCAGCAGTCGCTGCTCACCAGCGAACGCCAGGACGTGCAGATTCATGGCCAGCAGATGACGCTGTCGGTGTCGCTGGTGAAGGCGCTCGGCGGTGGCTGGGAGGCGGGCACCGAGGTGTCGGCTGCACCGGCCGGCAACCAGCCCAACGATTCGAAGGAGGCGATGGCTCCCGCACGGTGA
- a CDS encoding heavy metal response regulator transcription factor: MKLLIVEDEHKVVDYLRSGLTEQGWVVDIALDGEEGMHLATEFDYDVIVLDVMLPKRDGFSVLKALRMRKSTPVIMLTARDHVNDRVRGLREGADDYLTKPFSFLELVERLHALARRTRSQESTLISVGDLFVDLIGRRATRDGVRLDLTAKEFQLLSVLARRQGDILSKTAITELVWDVNFDSHTNVVETAIKRLRAKLDGPFPSKLLHTVRGMGYVLEVREEAEQS; the protein is encoded by the coding sequence ATGAAATTGCTGATTGTTGAAGACGAGCACAAGGTCGTGGACTATCTGCGCTCCGGTTTGACAGAGCAGGGCTGGGTGGTCGACATCGCTCTGGACGGCGAGGAGGGCATGCATCTGGCCACCGAGTTCGACTACGACGTGATTGTCCTCGACGTGATGCTGCCCAAGCGCGACGGCTTCAGCGTGCTCAAGGCGCTGCGCATGCGCAAGTCAACCCCGGTCATCATGCTGACCGCGCGCGATCACGTGAACGACCGCGTGCGCGGCCTGCGCGAAGGCGCAGACGACTACCTCACGAAACCCTTCTCCTTCCTCGAACTGGTCGAACGGCTGCATGCGCTTGCGCGTCGCACGCGTTCGCAGGAATCGACGCTGATTTCGGTCGGCGATCTGTTCGTCGATCTGATTGGCCGCCGTGCGACGCGCGACGGCGTACGCCTCGATCTGACCGCCAAGGAGTTTCAATTGCTGAGCGTGCTGGCGCGCCGGCAAGGCGACATCCTGTCGAAGACGGCCATTACCGAACTCGTGTGGGACGTCAATTTCGACAGCCATACCAACGTGGTCGAGACCGCCATCAAGCGATTGCGCGCGAAACTCGACGGCCCGTTCCCGTCGAAACTGCTGCACACCGTGCGCGGCATGGGCTACGTGCTCGAAGTACGCGAGGAGGCGGAGCAATCATGA